The DNA segment ACGCGTTGACGAATTCTTCGATTCGTACCTTTGATGGTTCAGGCCACTCGCCTTGGGAGAGCGCCGATTGAGCCAACTTAAACGAGACGTCGCTGACATGCAGGGAGAATGTCGACGTCGATTCCTCGTTGGCCAATGTTTCGTTGAGCGCCTTTGGAACGGACGGGATTGGAGATTGCCAAACATTGGATCCTAGGCCATCGAATCGAGTTGGCAGTGTTCCAGCGGCTTGTTTTTCGCTCGCGACATTTGCCGGACTCGGTAGACCAAGGTTAGCTTCCTCTTTGGGGGCGATCGGCAGGCCTGCAACTCGATCGTCTAGTGATTTTGGTTTCGCTTGTTCTTCGGTCAGCTGTCTAAGAACATCACTCTTGAATTCCACTTCAGCGGGCGCTTGTTTTAATGGGGCAGATTTGTTGGCAGCCGCTCCCGCGTAACCCGAAAAGTCCAATGCCAGTAGACTTTCATCGTCTGTGGTAGGTGCAGTTTTGGGGGCGTCCGCCTTATCATTGCCTGCACTCCCCGCGGATGGCGCCGATGGTAGAACGGGAGCTACCGTTTCTCTCGTCGTTCGAAGCGCCGGACGCGCTTGTTGGGGAGATCGATTTAGCGATTCCTCCAGCGGAGTTGGGGGCATGGGCTGACTGCCATTTGCAAATCCTTTCCCGCCCGACATTCCACCTCCCGCACTTCCCGCCACATCCCAAGCCGCATCGGGTGGCGAGGCCGGTTGGTTTTGTTCAGTTTCTCCTCGCTCAAAATGGCGTCTTTGATTTTCGTCGACGCCGAAAGGGTCATCTTCTTTCGCGTTTGGAAATGGTTGGGCGTCTTGATTCTTGGAATCCACAGGGGGCTGGGAGGGACTCTCATTTCGTGTCGGTTGTGGCACAACTGACGAATCAGGCAACCGTCTTTCACGGCCGAATCTCTCTCCGAGAGGAACCGATGCTACGGACGGCGGTAAAGTTTCCCCCGATGGTGTCACGTCAGAAAAGTAGGACATCGAATTTTTGCGATTCGATGCGGGCAGTTGAGTCGTGGCTGCATCAAGTCGTTCCTTGATATCAGGCAGCAAGTTCTCGAGCGGGACATTGTCTTTAGCATCGCGTGACAAATGGTCTAATTCATTGCCAAAAACCGAGTAATCATCTCGATCGTCGGCACGCATTTCTAAACGAACATCCGCTTCGATGGAGGGCACCAAAATCGCATCGGCAGTCTCGGCAGTCTGACGGTTCAGGACACGATCGGAGACAGCGACCTCCGAATCGCTAATCAGCGAAGTGCTTACGAACGCAACGAGTCCGACCGCTGCAATCGATGCGAGGACACCAAAGACGGACGCAACTTTGACCTGCCGCCGACCACGTGCTCCCAAGACGCTCAGCGTGCTATCCGCGGCAGGGGCAGGTATGGGAGGCAGCTGCAGTGGATCCGCTTCGCCGCGAATCACCGCCATCACTTGGTCGCGGCGTTCCAACGGTAGTTTCCAATCATCGCCTGCGTCGATTGAATCATCATCGCGCAAATCATGCAGCAACCCATGAACGTCTTCCATCCGTGCCTTGAACGCCGCTAAGTCGGGCCTCTGCTGCAACAATCGTTCTAGTTGGTCCCGTTCGAAATCGGATGCCTCGTTCAGCACCATCGATACGATGCGAGCTTCTAGATCCGATTCGGTCGAGGGATTGTTTATAGGTTCGTTCATGATTCTTCATCAAGTCCCAGAGGACGCAGTTTGGCTGCTAAGTCTTTCAGAATGTGGTG comes from the Roseimaritima multifibrata genome and includes:
- a CDS encoding vWA domain-containing protein, with the protein product MNEPINNPSTESDLEARIVSMVLNEASDFERDQLERLLQQRPDLAAFKARMEDVHGLLHDLRDDDSIDAGDDWKLPLERRDQVMAVIRGEADPLQLPPIPAPAADSTLSVLGARGRRQVKVASVFGVLASIAAVGLVAFVSTSLISDSEVAVSDRVLNRQTAETADAILVPSIEADVRLEMRADDRDDYSVFGNELDHLSRDAKDNVPLENLLPDIKERLDAATTQLPASNRKNSMSYFSDVTPSGETLPPSVASVPLGERFGRERRLPDSSVVPQPTRNESPSQPPVDSKNQDAQPFPNAKEDDPFGVDENQRRHFERGETEQNQPASPPDAAWDVAGSAGGGMSGGKGFANGSQPMPPTPLEESLNRSPQQARPALRTTRETVAPVLPSAPSAGSAGNDKADAPKTAPTTDDESLLALDFSGYAGAAANKSAPLKQAPAEVEFKSDVLRQLTEEQAKPKSLDDRVAGLPIAPKEEANLGLPSPANVASEKQAAGTLPTRFDGLGSNVWQSPIPSVPKALNETLANEESTSTFSLHVSDVSFKLAQSALSQGEWPEPSKVRIEEFVNAFDYGDPLPSESEKIACQIEQSVHPFIQQRNLLRVAMRTAAAGRSNNTPLRLTLLLDNSGSMERHDRHQTVQRAFTLLAQQLKPIDQVTLISFARQPRLLADKVTGDQAGQLMELVESLPSEGGTNIEAALQLAGEKALEQKIEGAQNRIVLLTDGAVNLGNANPERLSNQIVELRNFGIAFDAAGISAEGLNDEVLEAMTRKGDGRYYLLDNLESADEGFARQLAGALRPSAMNVKVQVDFNPQRVGRYKLLGFEKHLLDKEDFRDDSVDAAEMSAEEAGVAMYQFEAKPDGQGDVGSVSVRFRDMNSGQMVEKRWPILYQPDAPHTDQATPSMQIATAASLLAAKLKGDPLGANVDLKSLTKLVSELPEPQRDTKRVVELQEMIQQARQVNGE